The Montipora foliosa isolate CH-2021 chromosome 6, ASM3666993v2, whole genome shotgun sequence genome includes the window GCCGGaatgaaaacaataacaaagaagaaaatttgCTCGGAGAAGAAGCAGGATCTAACTTTTTTCCCCTTTGAAGCAAGATTTACAGCCTATAGATCCTTTGAAGTACATGCAGCAAGGAGTAGAATTTGCCCCAGTATGTTGAttttattggaaaatacttTAATGTCCTCGGCAGTTCGCATGCTTCCTAGATTTTGCGATGTCTTCCACATCGATCGTGGTTGTGTTTGTTAAGTTACATAATATTCGCTCGAAGGTTTTTTTGGTATCCTTATTTTTCAGCTTTCATTGGACGTGGAGAGTTGTTTGGAAGAAAGCTTTGGTGGTTTGTTTTCTCCATTCGAGGAATATGGCTTTGAACGCGGAAAGACTACCTTCTTTGGCGAGAAGGAAGGAGAAAACACAAACTGGGACAAGGTCCAAGAATTGCCTAGCCCCCCTTTTGGCGGGCTGGGGGGAGATTTTGATATGGAACTGGAATTTTTCAGAACTGACATAGACAGTGAAGGCTGCAAAATAGCTGGGCCTACTTTAGCTGAACTGAATGATCACCGTTCGTTGTCGCCGCTCATCAATCCTGAAATGGAGCGGCTTCATCGCATTGCAACTCGGACGGAAGGGGAGAATTCGTCTTCGGGGGATAGCACAACTACTCGCAAGCCGCAACCTTATATCGCTTTGGAGCTTACAGCAGAAAAGATTGAAAGACCGCGAATGATTGAAATGAAAAGAGACTCGAATTACCATTATGGAGGGAGAGTTGAAGTTCAGAAAGAAACTACCGAGAAGAAACTTCCCAGCAAGCCAACATGGACTATGACCCAAGACACATCTTGGCACAACGAGCGCGAAAAATCTGCTTCTTCAGAAAGAATTATAGTTTTGCCGCAAAGAAATTCAGGAACGCGCAGCGACGGTGAAGTTTGTAATAGCCAAGTGCCAAAGTTAATTTCTGCAGAAATGAAAAGTCGATTGTACAACAACGAGGTTACAACAGAGGTTTCTGCAGAGAAGGTACAGAAAAATGAACCCGAATCAATTGTTAACGAACCCGACAGCCCAGCCATGGAGGAGGAATCCGCTGATGAATATATGGATAGCGACGAGGATTTTGATGTTGAAAGTCATCTTCACGGGACTGGCGTGGCCAGAAATCGCAAGGGTCGAAGGGGAGATCAAGATGACCTTTCGCCAAATCCAAGAAAACTTTTGGAAATAATCCGAGAGCTAGAACGTCTAAATAAGATTATCGGCGACTTGAAACCAATACATCAGTTACCACAAAACGCCAGGAATAAGTCACGTAAGGAGAAAAACAAGCTTGCCTCAAGGTATTTAAGCGTATATTCTTTAATGCAACTTGCAGAacgtaaatttttttttttttttttctaaaagtcAAGAAAGCTTTTCCATCGTGTTCAGCTGTGGTATTCAGCAGGAAATAGAAGTTGATAAAGTTAGAGTTAAAGCTGTAACttatttatcattgattattttagctctgtttttattaagCTTGATTTGGACGCTCTTCTGGCTAAATGCTTCTGATTAGTTTCGTATCTTCTTTTTTCGTCCACTAGAAGTAAAACTAAGTTTTCGTAGTATGTTTTGATGACATCAGTGTCGTTGTCTGTGGAAACTAGCATCAGATGAAATTATGGTGGATGTTGAAAGTACTGAATTCATTGCATTCTTCTTCTTTCTGTGAAGCTATTAGTTTGCAGGATCTTATGATCTGGTTTTAATTGTAAGGACATACAACGTGGACTTTGGTCTGATGGTGTAATCTTGCACGATTTGAAGTTTTATTTTTCCCATGATCGTTAACAGTATAAAAATAACCTGTAGTAGGCATATGTTTTTGTCAACAAGGGAATGACTGCATGTATTTGCCCAGGCACGAACTATGGCAGAAATTGCGCAGGAAAGAAATTGGTGATAAAATATTCTGGATTCTCAATGTGTGTAAATGTAGAATGCATGAAAATGACCTTATAGAAACTTATCACGTGCAACAGCACGGTTTCACCAGAATCGTCAACTTCCCTCAGACTATGTATGCGCAAGGTAGTTAACCAAAGGATTTGCGCTGTCACCAAAAATAACACTTACCACGTACATTCTTGTACATGATTTTGGTGGAAAAAGTGCATTAcaaattcaagagaaaagttctttatttttttaattgaggAATGTGGTGGATGCATGAATATAGTCAATCACATGTAAGTTCTGCAGTTTTTGCTCTCAGTGACTCTAAACTTTCCCCGTTGCCAATCATACTTGAGTGACATTAATTTTGATGAACTGTTCAAGGGGAGTGAAATCTGTCAATCAGGTTAGGGGCTGTTACGCTTTGACTCAGTCCGCATTGACTGTTGGCAGTGAAAAacacttttcaaaatttgaGTTTTAGAGTCCATAAATTTATCAAAGGCAAAATGTGGGACAAACCTATTTCACGGCAGCACTCACAGTGATTGTTGCCGTGTCAGTTCCTCTCATATTGTATTTTGATCATCTGTTTATatacctcaaaaaccaaaatttgatttgatttgcgttaacttgttaatttcaatctACAGTgtcccgattagtgctctacagcgctagaagattagacacttaaataaagttcctttccttttttccttttttttactGCTGATGCAGCAACTTTTTGGTACTGTCTCATAAATTGTTGCTGGGCTATTGGAAGCCAGTCCACAACTAtgcaaattttaaatattttgccAACTGTCCTGGAGAGGAATTAATCATTTGTGCCCTTATTTATGCTTGGATGAAAAGAAGCGCAGTTTCTGCCAATGGAAGTGTTCACTTCATGTACAGTCATGTTGTAACTTCAAGGTACACTGTAAGTGCTGTCAGCTGAAGTTGGATGCTTAGACTGATGGCAATTGCCAAGATCTTGATTGTTTGGGTATCACAACGAAGCGAAGCCAATAACATTGTTATCATACATTATACACTGctttattattgttttcaaaaatcACCCTGCTGGTGGAGGTTTCTTTTATCCTCTATGTTTCTTTTTGCTTGTCTTTCTACGTACAGTtgtttttaacccattgacaagtaaaattgtctgtcgtttgacagagtaaaatactaagtctggccgatttaggctggtttgggtgTAAAAGGGTTAACACTGTTTTCTTTCGctgagagaaaaacctctgccACCAAGCAATTCCTTTTTCTTTGCGCATGTTATATGCTGATATTACGTGTACTTTTAAGTCTGTGGAACATTTAAACACGCCACTACTTTGTGGTTGGCGTAATGATAACTTCTTTCCCTTGAGGCCAATCACAGAAGTGACATGTTTCATGTCATTTCTATATCAAGGGTACCCACTAGCATACAGGGAAGGGAATCTTACCATAGCAAGGCTTTTCTTGTGAGGAAAACATTTGTATTGCTGCTGCGAAGAAAGCCCTAAAGATAATGTTGATGAGGGATGTTGTTGTTTGTGTGGAAACTAGTCTGGAAATTATGCTTGCGTGGCAATTAATCTATAGATCTTTTCATTGTTTAGTTTTGCACCGGTACCATCTGGTGATCGTGTTTTAGAGGTGAATGGTAGTTTGCCCCAGATGAACGTTAATGAGAAAAAGTGAATACAGCTGTATCCCCTTTAAAGTCTTTAAAATAACATTGTCAGCTTCATAAACAAATTTTGTGCCTTTGCTCTTAATATAACTTCAATACCTGGGTTttctgtttattttgttttagagAATTATTTTGTTATGTCTAATACCAATGCAGCTGCAAAGCTGCAATTCCAGAATTAGAATTCATTAATTGTAAGTATggctcaaaatattttcttatcAAAACCTTCAGGGCTTGCAGATTAAAGAAGAAAGCCCAGCATGAAGCTAACAAAGTCAAATTGCAGGGGTTGGAGATGGAGCAACGTGAGTTGTTTGACATTTTTCTTAGTGGTTAAAATCTCAAGAGAGCTTACATGTATAGAATGCAAACATCCCTTTGTGAGTCCACCCCTTTGGCATCCCTGGAAGCTTTTTATTTGCTTAAATTTGAGCAATTTTGGCATTGTACACACTGCTCCCCCTCTCCCTTGGTTGGCAGGTTGGAAAAATTGTATTGATTGAGCAAGGTCTGTATTTTTGCATCTTACCTGACTCCAAGCTTAACTGAGTTAAGTTTGTTAAGTTATTAGTACAAATTTAAGTAATCAATGATCAGTATGTCTTCTGGTCAGGAATGCTAAAGTGAAACTGGAAAACAGGAAAACTCCTTTGTTTGGCATCTCATAGTCCATCTGCCAACTTGTACCAGTGACAAGAATGGCCTCATTAAGCCCAGCTGTCATTAATTTTGCAAAGAGTATAtatcttaaaaagaaaaaaaaaacatgattaTATCCAACATTGCTGAGTGCTCGTGTTGCTGACATCATTTCCTTTCACACTTCATTGAACTCTATTGCCAGtaagggccaagtcgcactagagggcAATTTCGGATTTGTTCAGGACAAATCTGACTTCAAATCGGCCAGTGACAAAAATATTGTCCGGAAAGCTACAGTCGCACTTGAGaacaaaatatgtgaacaaaacatcacacCATGCTGTGACCGTCGCGAGTCAAAACTCGTGTAGAAGGAGATGGGCTGGGAGTTCCTCCTGACCGTTGAATGTATAAGGGATAGGCATCGGATAGATCGATCCTGGTGGATATTGAGGAAATTGTTGCCCCATTTCATACGGAACATATTGGTCGCTCGCGCCTGGATTCATGTTGTTGCGAAATGAGAACGTTATCAACTTTACCGCGAAGTCTATCGCACAGAGACTCTGCTACATATCACCTGTCAAATCATTTCCGAATCAAGACACCCTCGCTATTGTTTTCcaagatttgtttcagtttggcctgctccagaggtagtcgacggcatctttgaagtttgtccgtctGCGACCAAATTATGTCCTTCAGTGAACAAACCAGTCGCACTTGGTTTTACattgtgatgacagatttttgacataagtaacagttttgtcctctagtgcgacttggccctaaTAAACAAGGATCATCATTAAATTTTATAgtaacatttaataattatgctACTGTACGTTGGCTTCAAAACTTAATTAACATTGTTATTCCTGTAAGCTTGTCCAGAAAAACCAGACATCACTTTGATTGAGGAAATCTCTCCAGGAGTGAGAAATATTGTTCATATAGGCGTCTCACtgtttaactggaatttttctcCAGAAATTTACTAACATGTATTGTCCATGCCATTATTAGTAACATTTTTCCTCCCactgaaataaatatttatGCCATAAAATATTGAAGTGGtactttttctttggatttcaaagctaTGACTGTAAACACTAttaaaacactaagtgaccccaGTTAAAAGCCTTAATTtgaaaaagacacttgtttatttgaAGTACCGCCATtagtaactttaaaatcttgagagaggtGGCcatggattgaggagaaaatgacgtcaaagactcaccagCTTATtataagaatgcaatgcgtttgtatgCAACTGAAATAATATGCAGCAATAAAGGGAGTTTCAGgcttcagatttttaaactcatgttttgcatacataactAAGTAAttgctatcgctaagtgccaatgAGACAGTCAATATATAATACAAtgtagtttgcagatttgtattaGAGTTCCAGAATACCCATCAgtagttgaattttttttattcaaaagtattctgtactgcaactcaacttatctagttaacaaATTACATGCACActtatctccaacaacaatgtaaatgtcCACGTCTTTTaatgcaataatatggaaagtgtTTAAGTAAGTTGTATTATTGCTCGTCTGTCTGGTCGAATCTGCTAGCAACATATGCAAACTACAAGGAGTACAGAATTTTGCTGCTTGCATACAGTAGTTTCCGGGAAAGGACGTTTGATCACGTGTCTCCAGCCCTGAAAAACCTGAGATCGATACCTGAGTTAAGTCCCACCTGTATCTAAGAGATGCCATCTTGGCCTTTAAATTTCTATGACCAAAGTACCAAACTATCTCAGTTCAAATTTTATCTCCAGAGGGAACATCAGTGGTTGGGCGACCAGATCATCTTCCCAGCtttataatatacatgtactgcTTTTTTAAACCAAGTAATGAGACAGAGATCTTTTTATTACAGAACTGTAACTTTGTGGAATGCCTCAAAACCCCAGTTTAAATTTAAGTGAATCTCTTATCATTCTTAAACTTAGAATAAAAGCCTTTCCTATAAATCAAATTTTAATGTCATAAATTTTATGTGCAAATAGTTTCTCAATAATTGCTTATCAATAATTTTTGAGTATTATTAATGCAAGGAATGGCAGACCATGAAATTCAAAACtcacactcaaagtaaacagcctttgggtaaaaatctaatCTCAAAATTTTGACAGGCAGTTGTTCGAGCaagcacactttcaaaatctgaaggaaaaaaggaagtgatttttttatcatgatAGTACTACTGTTATACATGTAGTAACTAACTTTTTGCTTTAGACTCATGCACATATTGCA containing:
- the LOC138006676 gene encoding uncharacterized protein isoform X1 produces the protein MQQGVEFAPLSLDVESCLEESFGGLFSPFEEYGFERGKTTFFGEKEGENTNWDKVQELPSPPFGGLGGDFDMELEFFRTDIDSEGCKIAGPTLAELNDHRSLSPLINPEMERLHRIATRTEGENSSSGDSTTTRKPQPYIALELTAEKIERPRMIEMKRDSNYHYGGRVEVQKETTEKKLPSKPTWTMTQDTSWHNEREKSASSERIIVLPQRNSGTRSDGEVCNSQVPKLISAEMKSRLYNNEVTTEVSAEKVQKNEPESIVNEPDSPAMEEESADEYMDSDEDFDVESHLHGTGVARNRKGRRGDQDDLSPNPRKLLEIIRELERLNKIIGDLKPIHQLPQNARNKSRKEKNKLASRACRLKKKAQHEANKVKLQGLEMEQQRLTDIIGKVKKEIIKKANRPSTPKTSLSSQVESLMKATFGNQLVAGHTSDFVHSVLKATAQENPIFGELDELSLCF
- the LOC138006676 gene encoding uncharacterized protein isoform X2 — its product is MAKLSLDVESCLEESFGGLFSPFEEYGFERGKTTFFGEKEGENTNWDKVQELPSPPFGGLGGDFDMELEFFRTDIDSEGCKIAGPTLAELNDHRSLSPLINPEMERLHRIATRTEGENSSSGDSTTTRKPQPYIALELTAEKIERPRMIEMKRDSNYHYGGRVEVQKETTEKKLPSKPTWTMTQDTSWHNEREKSASSERIIVLPQRNSGTRSDGEVCNSQVPKLISAEMKSRLYNNEVTTEVSAEKVQKNEPESIVNEPDSPAMEEESADEYMDSDEDFDVESHLHGTGVARNRKGRRGDQDDLSPNPRKLLEIIRELERLNKIIGDLKPIHQLPQNARNKSRKEKNKLASRACRLKKKAQHEANKVKLQGLEMEQQRLTDIIGKVKKEIIKKANRPSTPKTSLSSQVESLMKATFGNQLVAGHTSDFVHSVLKATAQENPIFGELDELSLCF